A stretch of the Streptomyces sp. NBC_01428 genome encodes the following:
- a CDS encoding response regulator produces MADSFGPMRDRDADHGVVAPGADVGAPRKEPIRVLVVDDHALFRRGLEIVLAAEEDIQVVGEAGDGAEAVDKAADLLPDIVLMDVRMPKRGGIEACTSIKEVAPSAKIIMLTISDEEADLYDAIKAGATGYLLKEISTDEVATAIRAVADGQSQISPSMASKLLTEFKSMIQRTDERRLVPAPRLTERELEVLKLVATGMNNRDIAKQLFISENTVKNHVRNILEKLQLHSRMEAVVYAMREKILEIR; encoded by the coding sequence ATGGCGGACAGCTTCGGACCGATGCGTGACCGGGACGCCGACCACGGCGTGGTCGCCCCGGGCGCGGACGTGGGCGCCCCACGCAAGGAACCGATCAGGGTCCTCGTCGTGGACGACCACGCCCTCTTCCGCCGCGGTCTGGAGATCGTGCTCGCGGCCGAGGAGGACATCCAGGTCGTCGGCGAGGCGGGCGACGGGGCGGAGGCGGTCGACAAGGCCGCCGACCTGCTGCCCGACATCGTGCTGATGGACGTACGGATGCCCAAGCGCGGCGGTATCGAGGCGTGCACCTCCATCAAGGAGGTGGCCCCCAGCGCGAAGATCATCATGTTGACGATCAGCGACGAGGAGGCCGATCTCTACGACGCGATCAAGGCGGGCGCGACCGGATATCTCCTCAAGGAGATCTCCACGGACGAGGTGGCCACGGCCATTCGCGCGGTGGCGGACGGGCAGTCGCAGATCAGCCCTTCCATGGCGTCGAAACTCCTGACCGAGTTCAAGTCGATGATCCAGCGGACCGACGAGCGCCGACTGGTGCCCGCGCCCCGGCTCACCGAGCGGGAGCTGGAAGTCCTCAAGCTCGTGGCCACGGGAATGAACAACCGCGACATCGCCAAGCAGTTGTTCATCTCCGAGAACACCGTGAAGAACCACGTCCGCAACATCCTGGAGAAACTGCAGCTGCACTCCAGGATGGAGGCCGTGGTGTACGCGATGCGCGAGAAGATCCTCGAAATTCGCTGA
- a CDS encoding winged helix-turn-helix domain-containing protein codes for MTSLPRPLTELSADEARRIVLRAQGFLGAPDRRAGVRGVLRHLGAVQLDTISVLARSHELVPYARLGAVGRKTVEEAYWSSSGSADAPPAPHAFEYWSHAACILPVEEWPHFAFRRRAYRARPHWNHDLPDGTYDQVVKQLRAEGPLTATDLGGAKKTSEWWDWSGTKVAVERALMYGEVVCVERRGWKRVYDLAERAVPASLLHDDLDDTECLRRLVRLAGQALGVGTRADIADYHRLRGEQVDAVIADSGLVPVTVEGWGRPAAVKGGAKGLGARPAADAWADPVALATVPRGRHRTTLLSPFDSLIWERARTERIFDFTHRLEAYTPKQKRIHGYFAMPVLAGGRLVGRVDPAREGSTLVAKQVTVDGVRAVPAVAQALVEAASWVGCTDVRVERVDAPQLRDALDTEIAGLLG; via the coding sequence ATGACGAGTCTCCCGCGTCCCCTCACCGAACTCTCCGCGGACGAAGCCCGCCGCATCGTGCTGCGGGCCCAGGGCTTTCTGGGCGCCCCGGACCGCAGGGCGGGCGTCCGCGGGGTCCTGCGGCACCTCGGCGCGGTGCAGCTCGACACCATCTCCGTCCTCGCCCGCTCGCACGAACTCGTGCCGTACGCCCGGCTCGGCGCCGTCGGCCGCAAGACCGTCGAGGAGGCGTACTGGTCGTCGTCCGGTTCCGCCGACGCGCCCCCGGCACCGCACGCCTTCGAGTACTGGTCGCACGCGGCCTGCATCCTGCCCGTCGAGGAATGGCCGCACTTCGCCTTCCGCCGCCGCGCCTACCGCGCCCGCCCGCACTGGAACCACGACCTGCCGGACGGCACGTACGACCAGGTCGTCAAGCAGCTCCGCGCCGAAGGCCCCCTGACGGCCACGGACTTGGGCGGCGCGAAGAAGACCAGCGAATGGTGGGACTGGTCGGGCACCAAGGTCGCCGTCGAGCGCGCGCTGATGTACGGCGAGGTGGTGTGCGTGGAGCGGCGCGGCTGGAAGCGGGTGTACGACCTCGCGGAGCGCGCCGTCCCGGCGTCCCTCCTCCATGACGACCTGGACGACACGGAGTGCCTGCGCCGTCTCGTCCGGCTGGCGGGCCAGGCGCTCGGCGTCGGCACCCGCGCGGACATCGCCGACTACCACCGGCTCCGCGGCGAGCAGGTCGACGCGGTGATCGCGGACTCCGGCCTCGTCCCGGTGACGGTCGAGGGCTGGGGCAGGCCCGCGGCGGTGAAGGGCGGCGCCAAGGGACTCGGCGCACGGCCTGCCGCGGACGCGTGGGCGGACCCGGTGGCGCTGGCGACGGTCCCGCGCGGCCGCCACCGCACGACGCTGCTGTCGCCCTTCGACTCCCTCATCTGGGAGCGGGCGCGCACGGAGCGCATCTTCGACTTCACGCACCGGCTGGAGGCGTACACGCCCAAGCAGAAGCGGATCCACGGCTACTTCGCCATGCCGGTCCTCGCGGGCGGCCGGCTGGTCGGGCGGGTGGACCCGGCGCGGGAGGGCAGCACCCTGGTCGCCAAACAGGTCACGGTGGACGGTGTCCGGGCGGTGCCCGCGGTGGCGCAGGCGCTGGTGGAGGCCGCGAGCTGGGTGGGCTGCACGGACGTGCGGGTCGAGCGGGTGGACGCGCCGCAGCTCCGCGACGCCCTCGACACGGAGATCGCCGGGCTGCTCGGCTGA
- a CDS encoding GNAT family N-acetyltransferase → MDPVTLTTDRLVLRAVGVEDTDAVFDAVQDPDIQRWTTIPSPYLREHATGFTDQMVPEGWADGSAFTFGVFLPSGELVAMVAITMRSLGVGEIGFWATKEHRGNGYVTEASVAVSRWVFTDVSVDRVEWRAEVGNSGSRAVAEKAGFTIEGTLRSAINNKGVRRDCWVGSLLPSDLGLPSTAPYLPAR, encoded by the coding sequence CCCTGACCACCGACCGTCTCGTCCTGCGCGCCGTGGGGGTGGAGGACACCGACGCCGTCTTCGACGCCGTCCAGGACCCCGACATCCAGCGGTGGACCACCATCCCGTCCCCGTATCTGCGCGAGCACGCGACGGGCTTCACGGACCAGATGGTGCCCGAGGGCTGGGCGGACGGCTCCGCCTTCACCTTCGGGGTCTTCCTGCCCTCCGGGGAGCTGGTGGCCATGGTCGCCATCACCATGCGGTCCCTGGGGGTCGGCGAGATCGGTTTCTGGGCGACCAAGGAGCACCGGGGCAACGGCTATGTCACCGAGGCCTCCGTCGCCGTGTCCCGCTGGGTCTTCACGGACGTGTCCGTCGACCGCGTCGAATGGCGTGCCGAGGTCGGCAACAGCGGCTCCCGCGCGGTCGCGGAGAAGGCCGGCTTCACCATCGAGGGCACCCTCCGGTCCGCGATCAACAACAAGGGCGTCCGCAGGGACTGCTGGGTCGGCTCCCTGCTCCCCTCCGACCTGGGCCTGCCGTCGACGGCCCCGTACCTGCCGGCGCGCTGA